Proteins from a genomic interval of Siniperca chuatsi isolate FFG_IHB_CAS linkage group LG10, ASM2008510v1, whole genome shotgun sequence:
- the LOC122882584 gene encoding uncharacterized protein LOC122882584 isoform X2, with translation MKVGHTLICFFFLTLRDGNTGLINAEIPVHTGTEGGNITVGCSFFLSGSRKIFCKEECEGKDILVETTGDRAQSGRYSIEYEGAILSSERMFVSITKLTKSDSGRYRCILDRWIKDSSEEFEIRVTDAPITSKPNWTLRPFSTSVPSASTLKTTQSLRSGSGSSTPSSASTLKTTQPTAAAAVLIFCRKRASKPKEPPAESEYATVTKPNRVYEEIREEDRQSRAPPVEISTLYTYAKYTKPNGVEPTDDYSLATAASSQKKTEDDSSNLTSSQVDFSNRTAASLHSAPCGDADNTVYSVPRVEASSGGSHAEDASPPLYSTVTLHQL, from the exons ATGAAAGTTGGTCACACTTTGatctgcttcttcttcctca CACTGCGGGATGGAAACACTGGTCTCATCAATGCAGAAATCCCCGTCCATACAGGAACTGAAGGAGGAAACATCACAGTTGGAtgctccttctttctctctggaagCAGGAAGATCTTCTGTAAGGAAGAATGTGAAGGAAAAGACATTCTCGTTGAAACAACTGGTGACAGAGCTCAGAGTGGCAGATACAGCATTGAATATGAAGGAGCTATATTGTCTTCTGAGCGTATGTTTGTGAGCATCACAAAGCTGACTAAGTCAGATTCAGGAAGGTACAGATGCATTTTGGACAGATGGATTAAAGATTCATCCGAGGAGTTTGAGATCAGAGTCACAGATG CTCCGATCACTTCTAAACCAAACTGGACTCTCCGACCTTTTTCAACATCAGTCCCGTCAGCCTCCACACTGAAGACAACACAGAGTTTACGCTCCGGTTCAGGAAGCTCCACACCTTCATCAGCCTCCACACTGAAGACAACACAGCCAACAGCTGCAG CGGCTGTGCTGATATTCTGCAGGAAGAGGGCCAGTAAACCCAAAG aACCTCCTGCAGAATCTGAGTATGCTACCGTCACAAAG CCCAACCGAGTGTATGAGGAgatcagagaggaggacagacagagcagagctcCTCCTGTAGAAATATCTACACTTTACACTTACGCCAAATACACCAAACCAAATGGAGTTGAACCCACAGACGACTACAGCTTAGCCACTGCAGCAAGTTCTCAGAAGAAA ACTGAAGACGACTCGAGTAACCTCACCTCTTCTCAGGTGGATTTTTCCAACCGTACAGCTGCCTCGCTCCACAGCGCCCCCTGTGGTGATGCAGATAACACCGTCTACTCTGTGCCTCGGGTAGAAGCGAGCTCGGGCGGCAGCCACGCCGAAGATGCTTCACCTCCTCTGTACTCTACTGTTACTTTACAtcagctgtag
- the LOC122882584 gene encoding uncharacterized protein LOC122882584 isoform X3, with amino-acid sequence MKVGHTLICFFFLTLRDGNTGLINAEIPVHTGTEGGNITVGCSFFLSGSRKIFCKEECEGKDILVETTGDRAQSGRYSIEYEGAILSSERMFVSITKLTKSDSGRYRCILDRWIKDSSEEFEIRVTDAPITSKPNWTLRPFSTSVPSASTLKTTQSLRSGSGSSTPSSASTLKTTQPTAAEPPAESEYATVTKPNRVYEEIREEDRQSRAPPVEISTLYTYAKYTKPNGVEPTDDYSLATAASSQKKTEDDSSNLTSSQVDFSNRTAASLHSAPCGDADNTVYSVPRVEASSGGSHAEDASPPLYSTVTLHQL; translated from the exons ATGAAAGTTGGTCACACTTTGatctgcttcttcttcctca CACTGCGGGATGGAAACACTGGTCTCATCAATGCAGAAATCCCCGTCCATACAGGAACTGAAGGAGGAAACATCACAGTTGGAtgctccttctttctctctggaagCAGGAAGATCTTCTGTAAGGAAGAATGTGAAGGAAAAGACATTCTCGTTGAAACAACTGGTGACAGAGCTCAGAGTGGCAGATACAGCATTGAATATGAAGGAGCTATATTGTCTTCTGAGCGTATGTTTGTGAGCATCACAAAGCTGACTAAGTCAGATTCAGGAAGGTACAGATGCATTTTGGACAGATGGATTAAAGATTCATCCGAGGAGTTTGAGATCAGAGTCACAGATG CTCCGATCACTTCTAAACCAAACTGGACTCTCCGACCTTTTTCAACATCAGTCCCGTCAGCCTCCACACTGAAGACAACACAGAGTTTACGCTCCGGTTCAGGAAGCTCCACACCTTCATCAGCCTCCACACTGAAGACAACACAGCCAACAGCTGCAG aACCTCCTGCAGAATCTGAGTATGCTACCGTCACAAAG CCCAACCGAGTGTATGAGGAgatcagagaggaggacagacagagcagagctcCTCCTGTAGAAATATCTACACTTTACACTTACGCCAAATACACCAAACCAAATGGAGTTGAACCCACAGACGACTACAGCTTAGCCACTGCAGCAAGTTCTCAGAAGAAA ACTGAAGACGACTCGAGTAACCTCACCTCTTCTCAGGTGGATTTTTCCAACCGTACAGCTGCCTCGCTCCACAGCGCCCCCTGTGGTGATGCAGATAACACCGTCTACTCTGTGCCTCGGGTAGAAGCGAGCTCGGGCGGCAGCCACGCCGAAGATGCTTCACCTCCTCTGTACTCTACTGTTACTTTACAtcagctgtag
- the LOC122882584 gene encoding uncharacterized protein LOC122882584 isoform X1, with protein MKVGHTLICFFFLTLRDGNTGLINAEIPVHTGTEGGNITVGCSFFLSGSRKIFCKEECEGKDILVETTGDRAQSGRYSIEYEGAILSSERMFVSITKLTKSDSGRYRCILDRWIKDSSEEFEIRVTDAPITSKPNWTLRPFSTSVPSASTLKTTQSLRSGSGSSTPSSASTLKTTQPTAAATAVLTYLGLILGVMIVVFLAAVLIFCRKRASKPKEPPAESEYATVTKPNRVYEEIREEDRQSRAPPVEISTLYTYAKYTKPNGVEPTDDYSLATAASSQKKTEDDSSNLTSSQVDFSNRTAASLHSAPCGDADNTVYSVPRVEASSGGSHAEDASPPLYSTVTLHQL; from the exons ATGAAAGTTGGTCACACTTTGatctgcttcttcttcctca CACTGCGGGATGGAAACACTGGTCTCATCAATGCAGAAATCCCCGTCCATACAGGAACTGAAGGAGGAAACATCACAGTTGGAtgctccttctttctctctggaagCAGGAAGATCTTCTGTAAGGAAGAATGTGAAGGAAAAGACATTCTCGTTGAAACAACTGGTGACAGAGCTCAGAGTGGCAGATACAGCATTGAATATGAAGGAGCTATATTGTCTTCTGAGCGTATGTTTGTGAGCATCACAAAGCTGACTAAGTCAGATTCAGGAAGGTACAGATGCATTTTGGACAGATGGATTAAAGATTCATCCGAGGAGTTTGAGATCAGAGTCACAGATG CTCCGATCACTTCTAAACCAAACTGGACTCTCCGACCTTTTTCAACATCAGTCCCGTCAGCCTCCACACTGAAGACAACACAGAGTTTACGCTCCGGTTCAGGAAGCTCCACACCTTCATCAGCCTCCACACTGAAGACAACACAGCCAACAGCTGCAG CCACAGCTGTGCTGACCTATTTGGGTCTGATTCTTGGCGTCATGATCGTCGTATTTTTAGCGGCTGTGCTGATATTCTGCAGGAAGAGGGCCAGTAAACCCAAAG aACCTCCTGCAGAATCTGAGTATGCTACCGTCACAAAG CCCAACCGAGTGTATGAGGAgatcagagaggaggacagacagagcagagctcCTCCTGTAGAAATATCTACACTTTACACTTACGCCAAATACACCAAACCAAATGGAGTTGAACCCACAGACGACTACAGCTTAGCCACTGCAGCAAGTTCTCAGAAGAAA ACTGAAGACGACTCGAGTAACCTCACCTCTTCTCAGGTGGATTTTTCCAACCGTACAGCTGCCTCGCTCCACAGCGCCCCCTGTGGTGATGCAGATAACACCGTCTACTCTGTGCCTCGGGTAGAAGCGAGCTCGGGCGGCAGCCACGCCGAAGATGCTTCACCTCCTCTGTACTCTACTGTTACTTTACAtcagctgtag